The proteins below are encoded in one region of Brassica napus cultivar Da-Ae chromosome A6, Da-Ae, whole genome shotgun sequence:
- the LOC106410906 gene encoding uncharacterized protein LOC106410906 isoform X3: MPVSLKQNMNVEIREMISRDPWSLKQPIHVLGIIFALVAFICVLEFLVIPSQGHLSTNLRFLVSGACLLTWASTLSRSFAFYCICSHLYGLFVASFLLFYQVVKRLPKKLSSSAVFMYTTLIGLTVVSLPYIPGWFEVIRETYALTRKFRNVGELAIVINTRLFETQFGLIAINSELLLAYDGSIDIGISRVMSWFIRIWATVLILQSSEDTRLAAGASVCVLVVSPLLRMITRLIIPDRGILMAKLLIMRDAIRDVVGPFVWSLIILQIYSHRLKEEFVRSYGKSVRKKMKRRLETSVTVGESHTLVSHFPAPPRIKFSSGKGPGPDARVVYIAGAFDLFHAGHVGILRRARELGDFLLVGIHNDQTVRKGA, encoded by the exons ATGCCGGTCTCTCTTAAGCAGAATATGAATGTTGAGATCCGTGAGATGATCAGTAGGGATCCATG GTCATTGAAACAACCAATACACGTTTTGGGAATCATCTTTGCTCTCGTGGCTTTCATCTGTGTTCTCGAGTTTCTCGTCATTCCATCCCAAGGTCACCTGTCTACTAACCTGAGATTCTTAGTTTCTGGAGCCTGTCTACTCACCTGGGCTTCTACACTCAGCAGATCATTTGCATTCTACTGCATATGTTCCCATTTATATGGTCTGTTCGTGGCTAGCTTTCTTCTTTTCTATCAG GTAGTGAAGCGACTACCAAAGAAATTGAGCTCTTCTGCAGTGTTCATGTACACAACTCTG ATTGGTCTTACTGTTGTCAGTCTTCCCTACATACCCGGTTGGTTTGAAGTTATTCGAGAAACATATGCACTTACACGCAAATTTAGGAATGTT GGCGAGCTGGCTATAGTGATTAATACACGATTATTTGAAACACAATTTGGATTGATTGCTATCAATTCAGAGCTCCTCTTGGCGTACGATGGGTCCATTGACATAGGCATATCTCGTGTCATGTCTTGGTTCATTCGAATTTGGGCTACGGTTTTGATTCTTCAG AGCTCAGAAGATACTCGCCTTGCTGCAGGAGCGTCGGTATGTGTACTTGTTGTCTCGCCTTTACTGAGGATGATCACCAGATTAATTATCCCAGATCGTGG GATTCTGATGGCCAAACTACTAATCATGAGGGATGCAATTAGAGATGTTGTAGGACCATTTGTCTGGAGTTTAATCATTTTACAGATTTACTCTCATAGAT TAAAGGAGGAATTTGTAAGAAGCTATGGAAAATCGGTacgaaagaagatgaagaggagaCTAGAAACATCTGTTACTGTTGGTGAAAGTCATACCCTTGTCTCGCATTTTCCTGCTCCCCCTAGGATCAAATTCTCCAGTGGCAAG GGGCCAGGACCTGATGCACGTGTAGTCTACATAGCTGGTGCGTTTGATCTTTTCCATGCTGGCCATGTTGGG ATTCTCAGGCGTGCTAGAGAGCTTGGCGACTTTCTTCTTGTTGGAATACATAATGACCAGACCGTGAG GAAAGGAGCTTAA
- the LOC106410906 gene encoding uncharacterized protein LOC106410906 isoform X1, whose amino-acid sequence MPVSLKQNMNVEIREMISRDPWSLKQPIHVLGIIFALVAFICVLEFLVIPSQGHLSTNLRFLVSGACLLTWASTLSRSFAFYCICSHLYGLFVASFLLFYQVVKRLPKKLSSSAVFMYTTLIGLTVVSLPYIPGWFEVIRETYALTRKFRNVGELAIVINTRLFETQFGLIAINSELLLAYDGSIDIGISRVMSWFIRIWATVLILQSSEDTRLAAGASVCVLVVSPLLRMITRLIIPDRGILMAKLLIMRDAIRDVVGPFVWSLIILQIYSHRLKEEFVRSYGKSVRKKMKRRLETSVTVGESHTLVSHFPAPPRIKFSSGKGPGPDARVVYIAGAFDLFHAGHVGILRRARELGDFLLVGIHNDQTVSAKRGGHPPNHEYAGKELKCWGMPLCR is encoded by the exons ATGCCGGTCTCTCTTAAGCAGAATATGAATGTTGAGATCCGTGAGATGATCAGTAGGGATCCATG GTCATTGAAACAACCAATACACGTTTTGGGAATCATCTTTGCTCTCGTGGCTTTCATCTGTGTTCTCGAGTTTCTCGTCATTCCATCCCAAGGTCACCTGTCTACTAACCTGAGATTCTTAGTTTCTGGAGCCTGTCTACTCACCTGGGCTTCTACACTCAGCAGATCATTTGCATTCTACTGCATATGTTCCCATTTATATGGTCTGTTCGTGGCTAGCTTTCTTCTTTTCTATCAG GTAGTGAAGCGACTACCAAAGAAATTGAGCTCTTCTGCAGTGTTCATGTACACAACTCTG ATTGGTCTTACTGTTGTCAGTCTTCCCTACATACCCGGTTGGTTTGAAGTTATTCGAGAAACATATGCACTTACACGCAAATTTAGGAATGTT GGCGAGCTGGCTATAGTGATTAATACACGATTATTTGAAACACAATTTGGATTGATTGCTATCAATTCAGAGCTCCTCTTGGCGTACGATGGGTCCATTGACATAGGCATATCTCGTGTCATGTCTTGGTTCATTCGAATTTGGGCTACGGTTTTGATTCTTCAG AGCTCAGAAGATACTCGCCTTGCTGCAGGAGCGTCGGTATGTGTACTTGTTGTCTCGCCTTTACTGAGGATGATCACCAGATTAATTATCCCAGATCGTGG GATTCTGATGGCCAAACTACTAATCATGAGGGATGCAATTAGAGATGTTGTAGGACCATTTGTCTGGAGTTTAATCATTTTACAGATTTACTCTCATAGAT TAAAGGAGGAATTTGTAAGAAGCTATGGAAAATCGGTacgaaagaagatgaagaggagaCTAGAAACATCTGTTACTGTTGGTGAAAGTCATACCCTTGTCTCGCATTTTCCTGCTCCCCCTAGGATCAAATTCTCCAGTGGCAAG GGGCCAGGACCTGATGCACGTGTAGTCTACATAGCTGGTGCGTTTGATCTTTTCCATGCTGGCCATGTTGGG ATTCTCAGGCGTGCTAGAGAGCTTGGCGACTTTCTTCTTGTTGGAATACATAATGACCAGACCGTGAG TGCTAAAAGAGGAGGGCACCCCCCCAATCATGAGTATGCAGGAAAGGAGCTTAAGTGTTGGGGCATGCCGCTATGTAGATGA
- the LOC106410906 gene encoding uncharacterized protein LOC106410906 isoform X2 → MPVSLKQNMNVEIREMISRDPWSLKQPIHVLGIIFALVAFICVLEFLVIPSQGHLSTNLRFLVSGACLLTWASTLSRSFAFYCICSHLYGLFVASFLLFYQVVKRLPKKLSSSAVFMYTTLIGLTVVSLPYIPGWFEVIRETYALTRKFRNVGELAIVINTRLFETQFGLIAINSELLLAYDGSIDIGISRVMSWFIRIWATVLILQSSEDTRLAAGASVCVLVVSPLLRMITRLIIPDRGILMAKLLIMRDAIRDVVGPFVWSLIILQIYSHRLKEEFVRSYGKSVRKKMKRRLETSVTVGESHTLVSHFPAPPRIKFSSGKGPGPDARVVYIAGAFDLFHAGHVGILRRARELGDFLLVGIHNDQTVRGGHPPNHEYAGKELKCWGMPLCR, encoded by the exons ATGCCGGTCTCTCTTAAGCAGAATATGAATGTTGAGATCCGTGAGATGATCAGTAGGGATCCATG GTCATTGAAACAACCAATACACGTTTTGGGAATCATCTTTGCTCTCGTGGCTTTCATCTGTGTTCTCGAGTTTCTCGTCATTCCATCCCAAGGTCACCTGTCTACTAACCTGAGATTCTTAGTTTCTGGAGCCTGTCTACTCACCTGGGCTTCTACACTCAGCAGATCATTTGCATTCTACTGCATATGTTCCCATTTATATGGTCTGTTCGTGGCTAGCTTTCTTCTTTTCTATCAG GTAGTGAAGCGACTACCAAAGAAATTGAGCTCTTCTGCAGTGTTCATGTACACAACTCTG ATTGGTCTTACTGTTGTCAGTCTTCCCTACATACCCGGTTGGTTTGAAGTTATTCGAGAAACATATGCACTTACACGCAAATTTAGGAATGTT GGCGAGCTGGCTATAGTGATTAATACACGATTATTTGAAACACAATTTGGATTGATTGCTATCAATTCAGAGCTCCTCTTGGCGTACGATGGGTCCATTGACATAGGCATATCTCGTGTCATGTCTTGGTTCATTCGAATTTGGGCTACGGTTTTGATTCTTCAG AGCTCAGAAGATACTCGCCTTGCTGCAGGAGCGTCGGTATGTGTACTTGTTGTCTCGCCTTTACTGAGGATGATCACCAGATTAATTATCCCAGATCGTGG GATTCTGATGGCCAAACTACTAATCATGAGGGATGCAATTAGAGATGTTGTAGGACCATTTGTCTGGAGTTTAATCATTTTACAGATTTACTCTCATAGAT TAAAGGAGGAATTTGTAAGAAGCTATGGAAAATCGGTacgaaagaagatgaagaggagaCTAGAAACATCTGTTACTGTTGGTGAAAGTCATACCCTTGTCTCGCATTTTCCTGCTCCCCCTAGGATCAAATTCTCCAGTGGCAAG GGGCCAGGACCTGATGCACGTGTAGTCTACATAGCTGGTGCGTTTGATCTTTTCCATGCTGGCCATGTTGGG ATTCTCAGGCGTGCTAGAGAGCTTGGCGACTTTCTTCTTGTTGGAATACATAATGACCAGACCGTGAG AGGAGGGCACCCCCCCAATCATGAGTATGCAGGAAAGGAGCTTAAGTGTTGGGGCATGCCGCTATGTAGATGA
- the LOC106410906 gene encoding uncharacterized protein LOC106410906 isoform X4, with protein sequence MPVSLKQNMNVEIREMISRDPWSLKQPIHVLGIIFALVAFICVLEFLVIPSQGHLSTNLRFLVSGACLLTWASTLSRSFAFYCICSHLYGLFVASFLLFYQVVKRLPKKLSSSAVFMYTTLIGLTVVSLPYIPGWFEVIRETYALTRKFRNVGELAIVINTRLFETQFGLIAINSELLLAYDGSIDIGISRVMSWFIRIWATVLILQSSEDTRLAAGASVCVLVVSPLLRMITRLIIPDRGILMAKLLIMRDAIRDVVGPFVWSLIILQIYSHRLKEEFVRSYGKSVRKKMKRRLETSVTVGESHTLVSHFPAPPRIKFSSGKGPGPDARVVYIAGAFDLFHAGHVGVLY encoded by the exons ATGCCGGTCTCTCTTAAGCAGAATATGAATGTTGAGATCCGTGAGATGATCAGTAGGGATCCATG GTCATTGAAACAACCAATACACGTTTTGGGAATCATCTTTGCTCTCGTGGCTTTCATCTGTGTTCTCGAGTTTCTCGTCATTCCATCCCAAGGTCACCTGTCTACTAACCTGAGATTCTTAGTTTCTGGAGCCTGTCTACTCACCTGGGCTTCTACACTCAGCAGATCATTTGCATTCTACTGCATATGTTCCCATTTATATGGTCTGTTCGTGGCTAGCTTTCTTCTTTTCTATCAG GTAGTGAAGCGACTACCAAAGAAATTGAGCTCTTCTGCAGTGTTCATGTACACAACTCTG ATTGGTCTTACTGTTGTCAGTCTTCCCTACATACCCGGTTGGTTTGAAGTTATTCGAGAAACATATGCACTTACACGCAAATTTAGGAATGTT GGCGAGCTGGCTATAGTGATTAATACACGATTATTTGAAACACAATTTGGATTGATTGCTATCAATTCAGAGCTCCTCTTGGCGTACGATGGGTCCATTGACATAGGCATATCTCGTGTCATGTCTTGGTTCATTCGAATTTGGGCTACGGTTTTGATTCTTCAG AGCTCAGAAGATACTCGCCTTGCTGCAGGAGCGTCGGTATGTGTACTTGTTGTCTCGCCTTTACTGAGGATGATCACCAGATTAATTATCCCAGATCGTGG GATTCTGATGGCCAAACTACTAATCATGAGGGATGCAATTAGAGATGTTGTAGGACCATTTGTCTGGAGTTTAATCATTTTACAGATTTACTCTCATAGAT TAAAGGAGGAATTTGTAAGAAGCTATGGAAAATCGGTacgaaagaagatgaagaggagaCTAGAAACATCTGTTACTGTTGGTGAAAGTCATACCCTTGTCTCGCATTTTCCTGCTCCCCCTAGGATCAAATTCTCCAGTGGCAAG GGGCCAGGACCTGATGCACGTGTAGTCTACATAGCTGGTGCGTTTGATCTTTTCCATGCTGGCCATGTTGGGGTATTGTATTAA
- the LOC106410906 gene encoding uncharacterized protein LOC106410906 isoform X5, which yields MPVSLKQNMNVEIREMISRDPWSLKQPIHVLGIIFALVAFICVLEFLVIPSQGHLSTNLRFLVSGACLLTWASTLSRSFAFYCICSHLYGLFVASFLLFYQVVKRLPKKLSSSAVFMYTTLIGLTVVSLPYIPGWFEVIRETYALTRKFRNVGELAIVINTRLFETQFGLIAINSELLLAYDGSIDIGISRVMSWFIRIWATVLILQSSEDTRLAAGASVCVLVVSPLLRMITRLIIPDRGILMAKLLIMRDAIRDVVGPFVWSLIILQIYSHRLKEEFVRSYGKSVRKKMKRRLETSVTVGESHTLVSHFPAPPRIKFSSGKGPGPDARVVYIADSQAC from the exons ATGCCGGTCTCTCTTAAGCAGAATATGAATGTTGAGATCCGTGAGATGATCAGTAGGGATCCATG GTCATTGAAACAACCAATACACGTTTTGGGAATCATCTTTGCTCTCGTGGCTTTCATCTGTGTTCTCGAGTTTCTCGTCATTCCATCCCAAGGTCACCTGTCTACTAACCTGAGATTCTTAGTTTCTGGAGCCTGTCTACTCACCTGGGCTTCTACACTCAGCAGATCATTTGCATTCTACTGCATATGTTCCCATTTATATGGTCTGTTCGTGGCTAGCTTTCTTCTTTTCTATCAG GTAGTGAAGCGACTACCAAAGAAATTGAGCTCTTCTGCAGTGTTCATGTACACAACTCTG ATTGGTCTTACTGTTGTCAGTCTTCCCTACATACCCGGTTGGTTTGAAGTTATTCGAGAAACATATGCACTTACACGCAAATTTAGGAATGTT GGCGAGCTGGCTATAGTGATTAATACACGATTATTTGAAACACAATTTGGATTGATTGCTATCAATTCAGAGCTCCTCTTGGCGTACGATGGGTCCATTGACATAGGCATATCTCGTGTCATGTCTTGGTTCATTCGAATTTGGGCTACGGTTTTGATTCTTCAG AGCTCAGAAGATACTCGCCTTGCTGCAGGAGCGTCGGTATGTGTACTTGTTGTCTCGCCTTTACTGAGGATGATCACCAGATTAATTATCCCAGATCGTGG GATTCTGATGGCCAAACTACTAATCATGAGGGATGCAATTAGAGATGTTGTAGGACCATTTGTCTGGAGTTTAATCATTTTACAGATTTACTCTCATAGAT TAAAGGAGGAATTTGTAAGAAGCTATGGAAAATCGGTacgaaagaagatgaagaggagaCTAGAAACATCTGTTACTGTTGGTGAAAGTCATACCCTTGTCTCGCATTTTCCTGCTCCCCCTAGGATCAAATTCTCCAGTGGCAAG GGGCCAGGACCTGATGCACGTGTAGTCTACATAGCTG ATTCTCAGGCGTGCTAG
- the LOC106352199 gene encoding uncharacterized protein LOC106352199: MGGKRKRNTIKPNTSRVTQRPSTLPTQYDFVPRDPSPSIPPVLPKKNPLPKNNPLPSVRDYPPPRKLFPTTNFPPSQSAMSPLTPAAATSQPQQRQTQSTEHMNALPPSQAAPVRASQTPHSSEEQNSHFPEEKEEDMSDVEAPVQPNLASDHLVLLNSLLNQPGRAKNTTVLSRNLEPETTWFGYDKSSLSRKITKILRNKFNKSFYSWTHVPRDRQENYFLEFAKTHGIHH; the protein is encoded by the exons ATGGGTGGAAAGAGGAAGCGAAATACCATCAAACCGAACACCTCTCGGGTTACACAACGCCCGTCTACTTTACCAACTCAGTATGACTTCGTACCGAGGGATCCATCTCCGTCCATCCCACCCGTTCTCCCTAAGAAAAATCCTCTCCCTAAGAACAATCCTCTCCCGTCTGTTCGCGATTATCCTCCTCCGAGAAAGCTTTTTCCGACAACGAACTTCCCACCTTCTCAATCAGCTATGTCGCCTCTCACTCCAGCTGCTGCGACGTCTCAACCTCAACAGCGACAAACTCAGTCGACTGAACATATGAACGCACTTCCTCCAAGTCAAGCGGCTCCCGTTCGAGCATCTCAAACGCCTCACAGTTCTGAAGAACAAAATTCTCATTTTCCagaagagaaggaggaggatATGTCCGATGTAGAGGCTCCGGTTCAACCTAATCTTGCCTCTGACCATTTGGTTCTTTTGAACTCCCTCCTAAACCAGCCAGGTCGAGCGAAGAACACAACTGTCCTGTCTCGCAACCTTGAGCCTGAAACCACATG GTTTGGTTATGACAAGTCGAGCTTGTCTAGGAAGATTACCAAGATTTTAAGGAACAAGTTTAATAAGTCTTTCTACAGCTGGACTCATGTGCCTAGAGACAGACAAGAAAATTACTTTTTGGAATTTGCC AAAACACATGGGATCCATCATTGA
- the LOC106348779 gene encoding GRF1-interacting factor 1, whose protein sequence is MQQHLMQMQPMMAGYYPSNVTSDHIQQYLDENKSLILKIVESQNSGKLSECAENQARLQRNLMYLAAIADSQPQPPSVHSQYGSAGGGLIQGEGASHYLQQQQATQQQQMTQQSLMAARSSMMYQQQQQPYATLQHQQLHHSQLGMSSSSGGGSSGLHILQGEAGGFHEFGRGKPEMGSGEGRGGSSGDGGETLYLKSSDDGN, encoded by the exons ATGCAACAGCACCTGATGCAGATGCAGCCCATGATGGCTGGTTACTACCCCAGCAATGTCACCTCTGATCATATCCAGcag TACTTGGATGAGAACAAGTCTTTGATTCTGAAGATAGTTGAGTCTCAAAACTCAGGAAAGCTCAGCGAGTGTGCCGA GAATCAGGCAAGGCTTCAACGCAACCTCATGTACTTGGCTGCAATAGCAGATTCTCAGCCTCAACCTCCAAGCGTGCATAGCCAG TATGGATCTGCTGGTGGTGGGTTGATTCAAGGAGAAGGAGCGTCACACTATTTGCAGCAGCAACAGGCGACTCAACAGCAGCAGATGACTCAGCAGTCTCTTATGGCAGCTCGTTCTTCAATGATGTATCAGCAGCAGCAACAGCCTTATGCAACGCTTCAGCACCAGCAGTTGCACCATAGCCAGCTTGGGATGAGCTCTAGCAGCGGAGGAGGAAGCAGTGGTCTCCATATCCTTCAGGGAGAGGCTGGTGGGTTTCATGAATTTGGCCGTGGGAAGCCGGAGATGGGTAGTGGTGAAGGCAGGGGTGGAAGCTCAGGGGATGGTGGAGAAACACTCTACTTGAAGTCATCAGATGATGGGAACTGA
- the LOC106447926 gene encoding uncharacterized protein At2g34160-like produces MAMEVATPVHAPAPSPATNLIVSATTTAVETHKKNRIQVSNTKKPLFFYVNLAKRYIQQHNEVELSALGMAITTVVTISEILKNNGLATEKKVLTSTVGMKDENKGRVVQKAKIEIVLGKSDKFDSLMTPVTKDTVKEEKAVNTEEEPIETEVKPEGKKE; encoded by the exons ATGGCGATGGAAGTAGCAACTCCGGTTCATGCACCGGCGCCATCTCCGGCGACCAACCTCATTGTCTCAGCAACAACAACCGCCGTGGAAACTCATAAGAAGAACAGGATTCAAGTTTCTAACACTAAGAAACCATTGTTCTTCTACGTTAATCTCGCCAAG AGGTACATTCAACAGCACAACGAGGTCGAGCTTTCTGCACTTGGAATGG CGATCACAACAGTGGTAACTATCTCAGAAATTTTGAAGAACAATGGACTTGCAACAGAGAAGA aagTTCTGACATCAACAGTGGGAATGAAGGACGAGAACAAAGGGAGAGTAGTTCAGAAGGCCAAG ATTGAGATTGTATTGGGGAAATCAGACAAATTCGATTCTCTAATGACTCCGGTGACCAAAGATACGGTGAAGGAGGAGAAGGCGGTGAACACAGAGGAGGAACCAATAGAAACTGAAGTTAAACCTGAAGGCAAGAAGGAGTGA
- the LOC106352202 gene encoding protein WAVE-DAMPENED 2, translating to MGREVVESVNKDASNGRTHVAPKIAAEEDYEVKECTEEASLSQNHQSPPSVITENDVKKPLEPDNKNSLDEEDESSLASSAATSLRNAKSRAVTHGTAPRFRSAQRAEKRKEYYQKLEEKHQALEAERNELEQRQKEEQEAAIKQLRKNLKFKANPVPNFYYQGPPVKPELKKFPLTRPKSPKLNLSRRKSCGDAINSSGEENPKSVSTQNRHSVGKTELKPVSVNEDSSMEEAVTIT from the exons ATGGGAAGAGAAGTTGTTGAGTCGGTGAACAAAGATGCATCCAATGGAAGGACTCACGTGGCTCCCAAGATAGCTGCAGAGGAGGATTACGAGGTTAAAGAATGCACTGAGGAGGCGTCTCTCTCCCAGAATCATCAATCTCCTCCTAGTGTAATCACTGAG AATGATGTGAAGAAGCCGTTGGAGCCTGATAACAAGAacagtttggatgaagaagatgaatctTCTCTTGCTTCTTC CGCTGCAACATCCTTGAGGAATGCTAAGTCTAGAGCAGTAACTCATGGAACTGCTCCACGGTTTAGGAGTGCTCAGCGCGCTGAAAAACGCAAGGAG TACTACCAAAAGCTTGAAGAGAAACACCAAGCACTAGAAGCTGAAAGAAACGAGCTCGAACAAAGGCAAAAG GAAGAACAAGAAGCAGCCATTAAACAGCTAAGAAAAAACCTCAAGTTTAAGGCTAATCCGGTGCCTAACTTCTATTACCAAGGACCTCCCGTGAAACCAGAGCTTAAGAAG TTTCCTTTGACGCGTCCAAAGTCCCCCAAACTCAATCTCTCTAGGAGAAAGAGTTGCGGAGATGCCATTAACTCTTCTGGTGAAGAGAATCCGAAGTCAGTCTCTACTCAGAACCGACACAGCGTCGGCAAAACAGAGTTGAAGCCTGTGAGTGTGAATGAAGATTCTTCCATGGAGGAAGCGGTTACCATAACCTAA
- the LOC106348780 gene encoding probable WRKY transcription factor 74 isoform X1, protein MEEVEAANKEAVESCHGVLNLLSQQTSDPKSLLVETREAVIKFKRVTSLLTRGLGGQRKIKKLNNNYYKFISPLLPQYIFLESPICSNNAITGCTPVLAPKPLQVIPPAAPSYGEQRPVHPPPMMLNQKMCVDKSFLELKPPSLRAVDQKPYQFIRNHQQGVYYRSNSGLNLKFDGSGGGGSCYSPSVSNGSRSFVSSLSMDGSVTDYDRNSFHLIGLPQGSDHMSQHSRRTSCSGSLKCGNKSKCHCSKKRKLRVKRSIKVPAISNKIADIPPDEYSWRKYGQKPIKGSPHPRGYYKCSSVRGCPARKHVERCVDETSMLIVTYEGEHNHARMLSSQSAHT, encoded by the exons ATGGAGGAAGTTGAAGCTGCAAACAAAGAAGCAGTGGAAAGCTGTCATGGAGTCTTGAATCTCTTGTCACAACAAACCAGTGATCCTAAATCCCTACTGGTTGAAACAAGAGAAGCAGTTATCAAGTTCAAGAGAGTCACTTCTCTTTTGACTAGAGGGTTAGGAGGTCAAAGAAAGATCAAGAAACTCAACAACAACTACTACAAGTTTATATCTCCTTTGTTGCCCCAATACATCTTCTTGGAAAGTCCTATATGCAGTAATAATGCTATAACTGGTTGCACTCCGGTTCTAGCACCAAAGCCTCTTCAGGTTATACCACCTGCTGCTCCTAGTTATGGTGAACAGAGACCGGTTCACCCTCCACCTATGATGCTTAACCAGAAAATGTGTGTTGACAAGTCGTTTCTAGAGCTAAAGCCACCGTCTCTTCGAGCTGTTGATCAAAAGCCATATCAGTTTATCCGTAACCACCAGCAAGGAGTGTACTATAGGAGTAACAGTGGTTTAAACCTAAAGTTTGATGGGTCTGGTGGTGGTGGTAGTTGCTATTCCCCAAGTGTTTCCAATGGATCAAGATCGTTTGTTTCATCTCTCAGTATGGATGGGAGTGTGACGGACTACGATAGAAACTCGTTTCATTTGATAGGATTACCTCAGGGGTCTGATCATATGTCGCAGCATTCAAGGAGGACAAGCTGCTCTGGTAGTTTGAAATGTGGAAATAAGAGCAAGTGTCATTGTTCCAAGAAAAG GAAGCTGAGAGTAAAAAGATCCATCAAAGTACCTGCAATCAGTAACAAGATTGCTGATATACCTCCAGATGAATACTCATGGAGGAAGTATGGACAAAAGCCAATAAAGGGTTCTCCTCATCCTAG GGGATACTATAAATGCAGCAGCGTGCGAGGTTGTCCAGCAAGGAAGCATGTTGAACGATGTGTAGACGAAACTTCGATGCTTATTGTGACTTATGAAGGTGAGCATAACCATGCGAGAATGCTCTCCTCCCAGTCAGCTCACACCTGA
- the LOC106348780 gene encoding probable WRKY transcription factor 74 (The RefSeq protein has 3 substitutions, 1 non-frameshifting indel compared to this genomic sequence), whose translation MEEVEAANKEAVESCHGVLNLLSQQTSDPKSLLVETREAVIKFKRVTSLLTRGLGGQRKIKKLNNNYYKFMSPLLPQYIFLESPICSNNAITGCTPVLAPKPLQVIPPAAPSYGEQRPVHPPPMMLNQKMCVDKSFLELKPPSLRAVDQKPYQFIRNHQQGVYYRSNSGLNLKFDGSGGGGSCYSPSVSNGSRSFVSSLSMDGSVTDYDRNSFHLIGLPQGADHMSQHSRRTSCSGSLKCGNKSKCHCSKKRKLRVKRSIKVPAISNKIADIPPDEYSWRKYGQKPIRGSPHPRGYYKCSSVRGCPARKHVERCVDETSMLIVTYEGEHNHARISSQSAHT comes from the exons ATGGAGGAAGTTGAAGCTGCAAACAAAGAAGCAGTGGAAAGCTGTCATGGAGTCTTGAATCTCTTGTCACAACAAACCAGTGATCCTAAATCCCTACTGGTTGAAACAAGAGAAGCAGTTATCAAGTTCAAGAGAGTCACTTCTCTTTTGACTAGAGGGTTAGGAGGTCAAAGAAAGATCAAGAAACTCAACAACAACTACTACAAGTTTATATCTCCTTTGTTGCCCCAATACATCTTCTTGGAAAGTCCTATATGCAGTAATAATGCTATAACTGGTTGCACTCCGGTTCTAGCACCAAAGCCTCTTCAGGTTATACCACCTGCTGCTCCTAGTTATGGTGAACAGAGACCGGTTCACCCTCCACCTATGATGCTTAACCAGAAAATGTGTGTTGACAAGTCGTTTCTAGAGCTAAAGCCACCGTCTCTTCGAGCTGTTGATCAAAAGCCATATCAGTTTATCCGTAACCACCAGCAAGGAGTGTACTATAGGAGTAACAGTGGTTTAAACCTAAAGTTTGATGGGTCTGGTGGTGGTGGTAGTTGCTATTCCCCAAGTGTTTCCAATGGATCAAGATCGTTTGTTTCATCTCTCAGTATGGATGGGAGTGTGACGGACTACGATAGAAACTCGTTTCATTTGATAGGATTACCTCAGGGGTCTGATCATATGTCGCAGCATTCAAGGAGGACAAGCTGCTCTGGTAGTTTGAAATGTGGAAATAAGAGCAAGTGTCATTGTTCCAAGAAAAG GAAGCTGAGAGTAAAAAGATCCATCAAAGTACCTGCAATCAGTAACAAGATTGCTGATATACCTCCAGATGAATACTCATGGAGGAAGTATGGACAAAAGCCAATAAAGGGTTCTCCTCATCCTAG GGGATACTATAAATGCAGCAGCGTGCGAGGTTGTCCAGCAAGGAAGCATGTTGAACGATGTGTAGACGAAACTTCGATGCTTATTGTGACTTATGAAGGTGAGCATAACCATGCGAGAATGCTCTCCTCCCAGTCAGCTCACACCTGA